A genomic segment from Nitrospira sp. encodes:
- a CDS encoding Trm112 family protein, giving the protein MSDDVQKKVNLDKDLLAILCCPETKQPVVLADDLVIQKVNGAIDRGELKNKAQKPVTEKLDGGLIRSDNKILYPVREDIPVMLIDEGIPLEQIA; this is encoded by the coding sequence ATGAGCGACGACGTGCAAAAGAAAGTCAATCTTGATAAGGATCTCCTGGCCATACTCTGTTGCCCGGAAACCAAGCAGCCGGTGGTGCTTGCCGATGACCTGGTGATTCAAAAGGTGAACGGAGCGATTGATCGCGGAGAGTTGAAAAACAAAGCCCAGAAGCCGGTGACGGAAAAACTCGACGGGGGGTTGATCCGATCGGACAACAAGATTCTCTATCCCGTGCGCGAAGACATCCCCGTCATGCTGATCGATGAAGGGATTCCGCTCGAACAGATCGCCTAG
- a CDS encoding Acetyltransferase, GNAT family yields the protein MKPLDHLTVRPVDLQDLDILTEFSAAMAWETEQRVLDRTLLRMGTHAVIDQPARGRYYVAELRQEAQAATVTVGQLLITYEWSDWRNAQFWWIQSVYVHPSWRRRGVYRYMHRTIIELARSRSDVCGVRLYVEGTNRVAKQVYARVGLSSTTYEIYESDFVLPKSHAADSKT from the coding sequence ATGAAGCCGCTCGATCACCTGACCGTTCGGCCGGTCGACCTTCAAGACCTGGACATCTTGACGGAGTTCAGCGCCGCCATGGCATGGGAGACGGAACAACGTGTGCTGGACCGTACACTGCTGCGCATGGGAACTCACGCCGTCATCGACCAGCCTGCGCGTGGTCGATATTACGTCGCGGAGTTGCGGCAAGAGGCACAAGCCGCTACAGTGACCGTAGGACAACTGCTCATCACCTATGAATGGAGCGACTGGAGAAACGCGCAGTTCTGGTGGATTCAAAGTGTCTATGTCCATCCCTCCTGGCGACGAAGGGGTGTCTATCGGTACATGCACCGCACCATCATCGAACTGGCCCGATCCCGATCCGATGTCTGTGGCGTCCGCTTGTATGTCGAAGGGACGAATAGGGTCGCCAAGCAGGTCTATGCCCGCGTCGGGCTCTCCTCCACGACCTACGAGATCTATGAATCCGATTTTGTCCTGCCCAAATCCCATGCCGCCGACAGCAAGACCTGA
- a CDS encoding DUF502 domain-containing protein has protein sequence MASSHQLGRIFLTGLLVLLPAWTTFLILAALFDTLDSFLLDLIGRQMTPYAPGLGILLLLAMVLTVGAIATHVIGQRLVRWSETTLERIPLIRSIYLTLKSMTDLLNYRARFGRSTVVTFPFPRDGLWALGFVMGSPPPALQIAPAAELVMVFVPTAIHPFTGYLAMIPKAQLHPLNLLPEEALKLEFSAGLYRPLQGWLTSPTGNQS, from the coding sequence GTGGCATCTTCTCATCAGCTCGGACGCATCTTCCTCACCGGACTCCTCGTGCTCCTTCCGGCCTGGACGACCTTTCTGATCCTGGCAGCCCTGTTCGATACCTTGGATTCGTTCCTCCTCGACCTCATCGGCCGGCAGATGACGCCCTATGCTCCAGGCTTGGGCATCCTGTTGCTCCTCGCGATGGTGCTTACGGTCGGCGCCATCGCAACCCACGTCATCGGACAACGACTCGTGCGCTGGAGCGAGACGACCCTCGAACGGATTCCCTTGATCCGCAGCATTTACCTGACGTTGAAAAGCATGACGGACTTGCTGAACTACCGAGCACGTTTCGGACGCAGCACCGTGGTGACCTTTCCCTTCCCGCGTGACGGGCTCTGGGCCCTGGGCTTCGTCATGGGTTCACCGCCACCGGCGCTTCAAATCGCACCGGCAGCCGAGCTGGTCATGGTCTTCGTCCCTACAGCCATCCATCCCTTTACCGGATACTTGGCCATGATCCCCAAAGCACAGTTGCATCCGTTGAATTTGCTGCCGGAAGAAGCCTTGAAGCTGGAATTCTCGGCAGGGTTGTATCGCCCGTTGCAAGGTTGGCTCACGTCGCCGACCGGGAATCAATCATGA
- a CDS encoding Metallo-beta-lactamase family protein, RNA-specific codes for MNLSFHGAVRSVTGSRHLLEMPGANILLDCGLFQGQRQDADRQNRFLGFDPRSIRAVLLSHAHIDHSGALPVLAKHRFRGQVHVTRATADLAAVMLEDSARLQENDCAYLNRKESRRGTRCLQPFYDTSDAHAIVRRFVGARYGDTIKVAPRVTASFHDVGHILGSAAIRLKYSARGNSTTVLFSGDLGRSRMPILRDPAPPPSCDVLIIESTYGDRLHEAADEEWSKKAQYLVAHAKAHNSKIIVPAFALGRTQEVVMRIKRLVAEGRIDPLPIYIDSPLASKVTDVFRKHPECYDEETFRTFTSEGDPFAGRYIRYVSSVEESKRLNSMKGPCVIIASSGMCEGGRVVHHLKHAIQDEANVIAIVGFQAEHTLGRRLVEGWDVVPIYGIPTPRRAQVVVFNGLSAHADRNDLLAYVRAISPAPQQVFVVHGEEKQALSLGAAIQAEHPNMAVVVPSKGSTYEI; via the coding sequence ATGAACCTCTCTTTTCACGGCGCGGTGCGATCCGTCACGGGAAGCCGCCACTTGCTGGAAATGCCCGGCGCCAACATTCTGTTGGACTGCGGCCTCTTTCAGGGGCAACGACAGGACGCGGACCGGCAAAACCGCTTTCTAGGATTCGACCCGCGCTCGATTCGAGCCGTACTGCTCTCGCACGCCCATATCGACCATTCCGGTGCCCTGCCGGTCCTGGCCAAACACCGGTTTCGAGGACAGGTGCACGTGACACGCGCCACGGCCGACCTTGCCGCAGTGATGTTGGAAGACTCAGCCCGCTTGCAAGAAAATGATTGCGCCTATCTGAACCGGAAAGAGAGCCGCCGCGGCACACGCTGCTTGCAGCCGTTTTACGATACGAGCGACGCGCACGCCATCGTCCGCCGATTCGTCGGCGCACGCTACGGCGACACCATCAAGGTCGCTCCGCGCGTGACGGCCTCCTTCCACGATGTCGGACATATTTTAGGGTCTGCGGCGATTCGCCTGAAGTATTCCGCACGCGGGAACAGCACCACGGTCCTCTTTTCTGGCGACCTGGGACGGTCTCGGATGCCCATTCTTCGCGATCCGGCTCCGCCGCCGAGTTGTGATGTCCTGATCATCGAATCGACTTACGGCGACCGCCTCCACGAAGCAGCCGATGAGGAGTGGTCCAAGAAAGCCCAATACCTGGTCGCCCATGCCAAGGCGCACAACAGCAAGATCATCGTGCCGGCCTTCGCACTCGGACGGACGCAAGAAGTGGTCATGCGCATCAAGCGACTGGTGGCCGAAGGACGGATCGACCCTCTTCCGATTTATATCGACTCCCCCTTGGCCTCGAAGGTCACCGACGTGTTTCGAAAACACCCGGAATGTTATGACGAGGAGACCTTCCGCACCTTTACCTCGGAAGGAGATCCCTTCGCCGGCCGCTACATTCGTTATGTGTCTTCGGTGGAGGAGAGCAAGCGATTGAACAGCATGAAGGGCCCCTGCGTGATCATCGCATCTTCCGGCATGTGTGAAGGCGGCCGCGTCGTGCACCACCTCAAACATGCCATCCAGGATGAAGCAAACGTCATCGCGATCGTGGGATTCCAGGCCGAACATACCCTGGGCCGCAGACTCGTCGAGGGCTGGGATGTCGTACCGATTTATGGAATCCCGACCCCTCGCCGTGCCCAAGTCGTCGTCTTCAACGGGCTGTCGGCCCATGCGGACCGGAATGACCTGCTCGCCTATGTGCGGGCTATTTCCCCTGCGCCTCAGCAGGTATTCGTGGTCCATGGAGAGGAAAAACAGGCACTGTCGCTGGGCGCGGCCATTCAAGCCGAACATCCCAACATGGCGGTGGTAGTGCCGAGCAAAGGCAGCACCTACGAAATCTGA
- a CDS encoding Mobile element protein: MEITETQYRHIERCLPTQRGNVTLDNLQVLNAILYVAEQGCKWRGLPKRFGNWHTIYTRMNRWAKSGVLDRVFAQLQQAQIIRVKLEAVALDSTIVQVHPDGTGALKKTARKPLADPAAGGPPRFIWLPRMLERP; this comes from the coding sequence ATGGAAATCACCGAGACTCAGTATCGTCACATCGAGCGATGCTTGCCGACACAACGCGGCAACGTCACGCTCGACAATCTGCAGGTCCTGAACGCGATCTTGTACGTCGCGGAGCAGGGCTGCAAATGGCGTGGCCTGCCCAAGCGGTTCGGGAACTGGCATACGATCTATACGCGCATGAACCGGTGGGCGAAGAGCGGGGTGCTGGATCGCGTCTTTGCCCAGTTGCAACAGGCTCAGATCATCCGCGTGAAACTCGAAGCCGTCGCGTTGGACAGTACCATCGTCCAGGTCCATCCGGATGGCACGGGAGCATTAAAAAAAACGGCCCGCAAGCCCTTGGCCGATCCCGCGGCGGGTGGACCACCAAGATTCATCTGGTTGCCGCGGATGCTCGAACGGCCTTGA
- a CDS encoding MoxR-like ATPase, translating to MNSFQSIKSLQDNIAQVIKGKARVIEMAVVCLLARGHLLIEDVPGVGKTTLAHSLARSLDCSFKRIQFTSDLLPSDIVGISVFNRQKQAFEFMPGPLFANIVLADEINRTTPKTQSSLLEAMSEAQISVDNQTHPLCQPFMVIATQNPAEYHGTFPLPESQLDRFLMRVRIGYPTPEEEKKVLDRPHSLHPADEIQPVLSVQQVSDLQAQVEKVLMEDSLMDYLLAIVLATRHNQLLSLGVSTRGALALCKAAKALALVRDRTYCLPEDIKELAPPVLSHRVMLARSQGTHTKSFGQTEQVIQDILDGIPVPL from the coding sequence GTGAATTCTTTTCAATCCATCAAATCATTACAGGACAATATCGCTCAGGTCATCAAAGGAAAGGCGCGGGTCATCGAGATGGCCGTCGTCTGCCTGCTGGCGCGCGGACACCTCCTGATCGAAGACGTTCCCGGAGTCGGCAAAACCACATTAGCCCACAGCCTCGCCCGTTCACTGGATTGCTCCTTCAAACGCATCCAATTCACCAGCGACTTGCTACCCTCCGATATCGTCGGGATCTCCGTGTTCAATCGCCAAAAACAAGCCTTCGAATTCATGCCCGGCCCGCTCTTCGCCAACATCGTCCTGGCCGATGAGATCAACCGCACGACGCCGAAAACGCAGAGCAGCCTGCTGGAAGCCATGAGCGAGGCGCAGATCTCCGTGGACAACCAGACCCATCCGTTATGCCAGCCCTTCATGGTCATCGCCACGCAAAATCCTGCGGAGTATCACGGCACGTTCCCTCTGCCGGAATCCCAGCTGGATCGATTCCTCATGCGGGTCCGCATCGGCTATCCGACGCCCGAGGAAGAAAAGAAGGTGCTGGATCGTCCGCACTCACTCCATCCTGCCGACGAGATTCAGCCCGTGCTGAGTGTCCAACAGGTGTCGGACCTCCAAGCTCAGGTAGAAAAGGTCCTGATGGAAGACAGCTTGATGGACTATCTCCTCGCAATCGTGCTCGCCACCAGGCACAACCAGCTATTGTCGCTCGGCGTCAGTACGCGGGGGGCACTCGCTCTCTGTAAGGCGGCGAAGGCACTGGCCCTCGTTCGCGATCGAACCTATTGCCTCCCGGAAGACATCAAGGAACTCGCTCCACCGGTGCTGTCACACCGCGTCATGCTCGCCAGGTCCCAGGGAACACATACCAAGAGTTTCGGGCAGACGGAGCAGGTCATTCAAGACATTCTCGACGGCATCCCGGTCCCGTTGTGA
- a CDS encoding beta-peptidyl aminopeptidase, which translates to MAKTSRHFFTTTICAITLLTQFSSPSWSSDLSSDVESGQPRVRARDLGLKFGQLQPGPLNAITDVPGVKVGQVTLLRGDGPLQPGQGPVRTGVTVVIPRDDVWHKKVPAGAFVLNGTGEMTGLAWVTESGFLEYPIALTNTLNVPRVANGVISWMLRQYPGIGITDDTLTPVVAECDDGRLNDIQGRHVSEADVMQALDEASSGPVKEGTVGAGTGMMSYGFKGGIGTASRRLSDQSGGFTVGVLVNANHGRRPELTMGGVPVGQRYEAEPTQSNLRPTQRGERPYLSREGIAGNAEGSIIVIIATDAPLDSRQLTRLGKRAALGLARTGSTARHGSGDFMLAFSTGNVIPHYPAEPTFSLTHLADTHLNPLITATVEATEEAVLNALTGATTVVGRDGFRAEAISIPRLRTLLSGGATPTP; encoded by the coding sequence ATGGCCAAGACAAGCAGACATTTCTTCACCACAACCATCTGTGCCATCACGCTTCTGACACAATTCTCTTCTCCCTCCTGGAGTTCGGACCTGTCGAGTGATGTCGAATCCGGCCAGCCCAGGGTACGCGCGCGGGACCTCGGGCTGAAGTTTGGACAGCTGCAGCCTGGCCCCTTGAATGCCATCACCGACGTGCCGGGAGTAAAGGTCGGGCAGGTGACGTTACTGCGAGGGGATGGCCCTCTGCAGCCGGGGCAGGGGCCGGTCAGAACCGGCGTGACGGTCGTCATCCCACGAGACGATGTGTGGCACAAGAAAGTCCCGGCAGGGGCCTTCGTCTTGAACGGCACCGGCGAGATGACCGGTCTGGCCTGGGTAACGGAATCGGGGTTCCTTGAATATCCCATTGCCTTGACCAATACACTGAACGTGCCTCGGGTGGCCAATGGAGTCATCAGCTGGATGCTGCGGCAGTACCCCGGCATCGGTATCACCGATGACACCCTGACCCCCGTCGTGGCGGAGTGTGATGACGGTCGCTTGAACGATATTCAAGGACGCCATGTCTCGGAAGCCGATGTCATGCAGGCGCTGGATGAGGCCTCGTCGGGACCCGTGAAAGAGGGAACGGTCGGAGCCGGCACCGGGATGATGTCCTACGGATTCAAGGGAGGGATCGGCACAGCCTCTCGACGACTCTCTGACCAGAGCGGAGGATTTACGGTCGGAGTACTGGTCAATGCCAACCACGGCCGTCGCCCCGAACTCACGATGGGCGGAGTGCCGGTCGGTCAACGATACGAGGCAGAGCCGACCCAGTCGAACCTACGACCGACCCAACGCGGAGAGAGACCTTACCTGTCGCGTGAAGGGATTGCCGGAAATGCCGAAGGGTCGATCATCGTCATCATTGCCACGGATGCGCCGTTGGACAGCCGACAACTGACCCGCCTCGGCAAGCGGGCTGCATTGGGGCTCGCTCGAACCGGCTCGACCGCCCGGCACGGCAGCGGGGATTTCATGCTGGCCTTTTCCACCGGCAATGTCATTCCTCACTATCCCGCCGAGCCGACCTTCTCACTCACGCACCTGGCCGACACACACCTCAATCCGCTGATCACCGCCACCGTCGAGGCTACGGAAGAAGCGGTCCTCAACGCCCTCACCGGCGCCACCACCGTCGTCGGGCGTGACGGATTTCGGGCCGAAGCCATATCCATTCCTCGCCTGAGGACGCTTCTTTCCGGCGGCGCTACACCAACTCCCTAA
- a CDS encoding Mobile element protein — MTFALSPGQAHDAPEGRMLLHRFGKRPCPIPLLMDRAYEGDETRQLAVELGYVPVVPPKQNRRTPWEYDRALYARRNEIERLFRRLKGFRRLFSRFDKLDVMFVAFINFALIVDGLR, encoded by the coding sequence TTGACGTTTGCCCTGTCGCCGGGCCAGGCCCACGATGCCCCTGAGGGACGCATGCTGCTGCACCGCTTCGGAAAAAGGCCGTGCCCGATCCCCTTGTTGATGGATCGGGCCTATGAAGGCGATGAGACGCGACAACTGGCCGTGGAGCTCGGGTATGTGCCGGTGGTGCCGCCCAAGCAGAATCGCCGCACGCCATGGGAATACGATCGTGCTCTGTATGCACGACGCAATGAGATCGAACGGCTGTTCCGCCGGCTCAAAGGATTTCGGCGCCTCTTCTCGCGGTTTGACAAGCTTGATGTCATGTTCGTCGCGTTCATTAACTTCGCGTTGATCGTGGATGGCTTACGGTAG
- a CDS encoding DUF58 domain-containing protein, translated as MVLKPRQTWFRRFLHHRAIGLTAEGTRFLLLTLAVGIAAVNTGNNLFYLLLAMMLSLIVLSGLLSEQCVRRLEFHRHIPDYLVANEPTTVALWIANRKSRLPSLSLRLFDVAAGQDLDRGMHLAHLASDSSMLFSYPLLVCKRGRYRFDGVRVVTQFPFGLFHKKAYYPCEAGIIVCPNRIPLPPMRLHELNALGHNQELARRGQGNSLYNLREFRPGDDSRAIHWMTTARTSKLMLKETEAEHQRLVTLAVSTIAPDEENDAFERALSIAASVLDLFLKGGYRVRLLLGGQQELLAGGTEESLHLLHALALCERCSVAKGDFVRQTMAQTLAESHEGLTILLLPWTDPAQGGGVPTVDHVISPQSHEDLFDGVGRGIPA; from the coding sequence ATGGTACTCAAGCCCCGCCAAACATGGTTCCGCCGCTTCTTGCACCATCGAGCGATCGGGTTGACGGCGGAAGGAACCCGCTTCCTGCTGTTGACGCTGGCCGTCGGAATCGCAGCGGTCAACACCGGCAACAACCTGTTCTACCTCCTGCTGGCCATGATGTTGAGTCTGATCGTCCTATCCGGGTTGCTGTCGGAACAATGTGTGCGCCGGTTGGAATTTCACCGCCACATTCCAGACTACCTTGTGGCGAACGAACCGACCACCGTGGCCCTCTGGATCGCCAATCGCAAGTCGCGCCTTCCGAGCCTGTCCCTTCGCCTATTCGACGTCGCGGCCGGACAGGACCTCGACCGCGGGATGCACCTCGCGCACCTCGCCTCCGACTCCTCGATGTTGTTCTCCTATCCACTGCTTGTATGCAAACGTGGGCGATATCGATTCGACGGGGTGCGCGTCGTCACCCAGTTTCCATTCGGGCTTTTTCATAAGAAGGCGTATTATCCCTGCGAGGCCGGCATCATCGTGTGCCCGAACAGAATCCCCCTCCCGCCGATGCGACTCCACGAATTGAACGCGCTGGGACACAACCAAGAGCTGGCGCGTCGCGGACAAGGAAACTCGCTCTACAATCTGCGCGAATTTCGCCCCGGTGACGACTCCCGTGCCATCCACTGGATGACGACGGCCCGCACCTCGAAGTTGATGCTCAAAGAGACCGAGGCTGAACATCAGCGGCTGGTCACGCTCGCGGTCTCGACCATCGCGCCTGACGAAGAAAATGACGCCTTCGAACGGGCCCTCTCGATTGCCGCGTCGGTACTCGACCTGTTTCTGAAAGGCGGTTACCGGGTCCGGCTGCTGCTCGGCGGCCAACAGGAACTCCTGGCCGGTGGGACAGAAGAGTCCCTTCACCTGTTGCACGCCCTGGCGCTCTGTGAACGATGCTCCGTGGCAAAGGGCGACTTCGTTCGACAGACCATGGCACAGACGCTTGCGGAGTCCCACGAGGGATTGACCATCTTGCTCCTACCCTGGACCGATCCAGCTCAGGGCGGGGGGGTTCCGACGGTCGATCATGTCATTTCTCCTCAGTCTCATGAGGACCTCTTCGATGGTGTTGGACGCGGCATTCCGGCTTAG
- a CDS encoding DUF3488 and transglutaminase-like domain-containing protein, translating to MVLDAAFRLSSIVLAATSFAGLALAISLPSWLLTLAGMAFAVALLRVMSASTLSRPSVHLRLSALTWNLFLLFAFAGFWVDLFLVSQEILPAGIHFLIMLLVNKLSNLDQRRDFLHLYAISLITLLASAALTTQWWYALVFFAYLVTGVWTLLLYHLLKEKEESADGHKTGSEPLRLPLPPAQVTSRFFWTTNAMAAGAFGLTLLLFFSIPRIGVGFFQNNREESLRTTGFTEQVELGVIGPVKQDPSIVMRVELPEDDDEFRHTPLYLRGVAYDHYSGTSWSNSLPHGRPLTELPQGVFTLRTPGVKPPAASTRRLRQDILLEPLDTAVLFGAPLPISIKGNFLSVQSDLMGSLHLPFPSHARIHYTVYSVPSSLVPQENTSAAVLYPEFILRHYLQLPPVSPQVIDLARKMTQPATNLAQAVNLIRTHLLTTYRYSLEVPSLQSAHPLEDFLLTRKTGYCEHYATAMVVLLRTVGIPARLVTGFLATEWNAFGNYYTVRQRDAHAWVEVYFPQSGWITMDPTPPVPEAATPTWWQSAGSLMDSARLKWDRFFVHYNANDQLAVVQGIREGGGAVRARMSESLISLLRQVTTSFERFRTALTPAGLPQTAVLLLIVVMTVGAGYIGGLMLQRSGNAADRQDGYSANQHVAVTLYSHMIDCCAQQGIVKSASATPREFLHHVREQWSEAWPSIEALTHLYSQVRFGHAPLTAEDLAKAEGLLRTIRSLERSAHPPQNR from the coding sequence ATGGTGTTGGACGCGGCATTCCGGCTTAGCTCGATTGTGTTGGCCGCAACCAGCTTCGCGGGCCTGGCGCTCGCGATCTCGCTGCCTTCGTGGCTTCTTACCCTTGCCGGGATGGCCTTTGCCGTTGCGCTTCTGCGTGTCATGTCGGCCTCCACCCTCTCAAGACCGTCGGTCCACCTGCGTCTCTCCGCACTGACCTGGAACCTGTTTCTTCTGTTCGCCTTCGCTGGTTTCTGGGTCGATCTCTTCCTCGTTTCACAGGAGATCCTGCCGGCCGGGATTCACTTCCTCATCATGCTCCTCGTCAACAAACTGTCGAACCTCGACCAGCGACGGGACTTCCTTCATCTCTATGCCATCAGCCTGATCACCCTCTTGGCCTCCGCCGCCCTGACGACACAGTGGTGGTACGCCCTCGTTTTTTTCGCCTACCTGGTAACCGGTGTCTGGACGCTGCTGCTGTATCACCTCCTGAAGGAGAAGGAAGAGAGTGCGGACGGTCACAAGACCGGTTCAGAACCTCTCCGCCTCCCTTTGCCTCCGGCTCAGGTTACCTCCCGTTTCTTTTGGACAACCAATGCCATGGCGGCCGGTGCGTTTGGTCTCACCTTGCTGCTCTTCTTCTCGATCCCACGAATCGGGGTCGGGTTCTTTCAGAACAACCGTGAGGAAAGCCTGCGGACCACGGGATTCACGGAACAGGTCGAGTTGGGGGTGATCGGTCCGGTGAAGCAGGATCCGAGTATCGTCATGCGGGTGGAATTACCGGAAGACGACGATGAATTCAGGCACACCCCTCTCTATCTCCGAGGGGTCGCCTACGATCACTATAGCGGCACCTCTTGGAGCAATAGCCTGCCGCACGGCCGACCACTCACAGAACTGCCCCAGGGGGTATTTACACTCCGCACGCCGGGCGTCAAGCCACCTGCCGCCTCGACCCGACGTCTCAGGCAGGACATTCTCCTCGAGCCGCTCGATACAGCGGTGCTCTTCGGCGCCCCGCTTCCCATCTCCATCAAGGGCAACTTTCTCTCGGTCCAGTCCGATCTCATGGGGTCTCTCCACCTGCCGTTTCCTTCCCATGCCCGCATTCATTACACCGTCTATTCCGTCCCCTCCAGCTTGGTCCCGCAAGAGAACACCAGTGCGGCGGTTCTCTACCCTGAGTTCATCCTCCGGCATTATCTCCAACTCCCTCCCGTCAGCCCACAGGTCATCGACCTGGCGCGTAAGATGACTCAACCGGCCACCAACCTTGCGCAGGCCGTGAACCTGATACGGACACATTTGCTCACCACCTATCGGTACAGTTTGGAGGTGCCGTCTCTGCAATCCGCCCACCCCTTGGAAGACTTTCTCCTGACCAGAAAGACCGGTTATTGCGAACACTACGCCACCGCGATGGTGGTCCTGCTCCGTACGGTGGGGATTCCTGCACGGTTGGTGACGGGTTTTCTTGCGACCGAATGGAACGCCTTCGGGAACTACTACACCGTTCGGCAACGGGATGCCCATGCCTGGGTGGAGGTCTATTTCCCGCAATCGGGATGGATCACGATGGACCCCACCCCTCCCGTCCCGGAGGCGGCCACACCAACCTGGTGGCAATCAGCGGGCAGCCTCATGGATTCAGCCCGGCTCAAATGGGATCGGTTCTTCGTTCACTACAATGCGAACGATCAACTCGCAGTCGTACAGGGCATTCGGGAAGGGGGAGGGGCGGTGCGGGCCAGAATGTCCGAATCCCTGATCTCCTTGCTGCGGCAGGTGACAACCTCCTTTGAGCGATTCAGAACGGCCCTGACGCCGGCCGGCCTTCCGCAGACCGCCGTCCTTCTTCTCATCGTCGTCATGACAGTCGGTGCGGGTTATATAGGCGGACTGATGCTGCAACGGTCAGGGAATGCAGCAGATCGCCAGGATGGCTATTCGGCGAATCAGCACGTCGCCGTCACCCTCTACTCACATATGATCGATTGCTGCGCTCAGCAAGGAATCGTGAAATCGGCAAGCGCCACGCCACGTGAATTTCTCCACCATGTTCGTGAGCAATGGTCCGAGGCCTGGCCCTCCATCGAGGCTCTGACTCATCTCTATAGCCAAGTCCGGTTCGGCCACGCTCCGTTGACCGCGGAAGATCTCGCCAAGGCAGAAGGCCTGCTCCGTACCATCCGCAGTCTTGAACGATCGGCTCACCCTCCGCAGAACCGGTAA
- a CDS encoding Peptidylprolyl isomerase, FKBP-type, whose protein sequence is MKTRFRLMTYGIVCLLLLSIGRPTMAQSETTGSNPEVTTESGLKYVDLVVGTGREATAGNLATVHYTGWLTNGTKFDSSVDRRDPFSFPIGSGKVIRGWDEGVVGMKVGGKRKLTIPPQLGYGSRGAGGVIPPNATLVFDVELLEIR, encoded by the coding sequence ATGAAGACTCGCTTCCGCCTGATGACTTACGGTATCGTGTGTCTTTTATTATTGAGCATAGGGAGACCAACCATGGCACAGAGTGAAACCACCGGATCGAATCCTGAAGTCACCACAGAGTCCGGCTTGAAATATGTCGACCTGGTAGTGGGGACCGGTCGTGAAGCAACGGCAGGAAACCTTGCCACCGTCCACTACACCGGCTGGCTGACCAACGGGACCAAGTTCGACAGTTCTGTAGACCGGCGGGACCCCTTCTCCTTTCCGATCGGTTCCGGCAAGGTCATCAGGGGGTGGGATGAAGGAGTCGTCGGCATGAAAGTCGGCGGCAAGCGGAAATTGACCATCCCCCCGCAACTGGGCTACGGCTCCCGCGGAGCCGGCGGCGTCATTCCTCCCAATGCAACCCTCGTGTTCGATGTGGAATTGCTGGAGATTCGATAG